The following are encoded in a window of Thermococcus sp. CX2 genomic DNA:
- a CDS encoding DUF302 domain-containing protein, with amino-acid sequence MIEAKMVFEGSFAEAEAKIREAIPRAGFGIVGEQDFQAVVKNKLGIDMPPYKVLYLCNPKIFWNLHNRNKDIGMIAPCHLLLYEQDGKTHLRMGVPEEFWDEEVLAEPFNKVVETLKSIGFKEA; translated from the coding sequence ATGATCGAGGCCAAGATGGTGTTTGAGGGCAGCTTTGCAGAGGCTGAGGCCAAGATTAGGGAAGCCATACCCAGGGCCGGTTTCGGCATTGTCGGAGAGCAGGATTTCCAGGCCGTGGTTAAGAACAAGCTTGGAATCGATATGCCGCCTTACAAGGTCCTTTACCTCTGCAACCCGAAGATATTCTGGAACCTGCACAACAGGAACAAAGACATTGGAATGATTGCTCCATGTCACCTGCTCCTTTACGAGCAGGATGGCAAGACCCACCTCAGGATGGGCGTCCCAGAGGAGTTCTGGGACGAGGAAGTCCTGGCTGAACCGTTTAATAAGGTCGTTGAGACTCTAAAGAGCATCGGGTTTAAAGAAGCTTGA
- a CDS encoding DUF531 domain-containing protein, with amino-acid sequence MLTVGLYNTYDRKKLHEAHLRAIARAGPIAYAYGFHLALVGFPLEGRPIDVAGEIAGHTTIGEGGKYLIELAEKNRFHLLDFPKRGFPPQFGTLVATTRKPSEEKEITPLELAERALRGESFLLLIGLGRHGLPKEIFKMARYHMDITEKRVSLETCTAIGAIPARISTLMEALKWKSHGKRM; translated from the coding sequence ATGCTGACGGTTGGATTGTACAACACTTACGACCGCAAAAAGCTTCATGAGGCCCATCTTAGGGCCATAGCCCGCGCCGGGCCCATAGCTTACGCCTACGGTTTTCACCTGGCTCTAGTGGGCTTTCCGCTCGAGGGCCGCCCCATAGATGTGGCCGGGGAGATAGCCGGTCATACCACAATAGGCGAGGGCGGGAAATACCTCATAGAGCTGGCCGAGAAGAACCGTTTCCACCTCCTCGACTTCCCCAAGCGGGGCTTTCCACCTCAGTTCGGTACACTGGTCGCTACTACCAGGAAGCCGAGCGAGGAGAAAGAGATTACTCCTCTTGAACTAGCCGAGAGGGCTTTGAGAGGGGAGAGCTTTCTGCTCCTGATAGGCCTCGGCAGACATGGTTTACCGAAGGAAATCTTTAAGATGGCCCGGTATCATATGGACATAACGGAAAAGAGGGTCAGCCTTGAAACGTGCACTGCCATAGGTGCCATACCCGCGAGAATAAGCACTCTGATGGAGGCGTTAAAATGGAAGAGTCATGGAAAAAGGATGTAG
- a CDS encoding Tfx family DNA-binding protein, translating into MAGKSFLTEQQIKILRLRARGLKQSEIAELLGTSRANISILERRAIEKIEKARNTILIWEQINSKISVEVRKGEDIFTVPDKLFRKADELQIKVPYSTAEVIAFLVEHAPIADRIAKRDFTLFLDARDRLRISECLLEKFDEIGKHE; encoded by the coding sequence ATGGCAGGGAAAAGCTTCCTCACGGAGCAGCAGATTAAAATCCTCCGTCTGCGCGCGAGAGGACTCAAGCAGAGCGAGATAGCCGAGCTTTTGGGCACGAGCAGGGCCAACATAAGCATACTTGAGAGAAGGGCCATTGAGAAGATCGAGAAGGCCAGAAACACCATCCTCATCTGGGAGCAGATAAACTCCAAGATAAGTGTTGAGGTCAGAAAGGGTGAGGACATATTCACGGTCCCTGATAAGCTCTTCAGGAAGGCGGACGAGCTTCAAATTAAGGTTCCGTACAGCACGGCCGAGGTCATAGCCTTCCTCGTCGAGCATGCCCCAATCGCAGACAGGATCGCCAAGCGTGACTTCACGCTCTTCCTCGACGCCAGGGACAGGCTCAGGATAAGCGAGTGCCTACTTGAGAAGTTCGACGAGATAGGGAAGCACGAGTGA
- a CDS encoding signal peptidase I — protein sequence MEESWKKDVAWILIALIAVFALQFGLKVILHTESPLVIVVSGSMEPVFYRGDVVLLKGIDENNADEIKVGDVIVYKRPGYEYPIIHRVREIKTVKLGGKEELCFVTWGDNNWAPDPDYPTPYGLIPCVPAYAVEDKALLVFPKIGLIPLEIREMLGLG from the coding sequence ATGGAAGAGTCATGGAAAAAGGATGTAGCGTGGATTTTAATCGCGCTCATAGCCGTTTTTGCTCTCCAGTTTGGCCTCAAAGTCATCCTTCACACCGAATCGCCCCTGGTCATAGTCGTGAGCGGCTCCATGGAGCCTGTTTTCTACCGAGGTGATGTGGTTCTTCTCAAAGGAATTGACGAGAACAACGCGGACGAGATTAAAGTTGGCGACGTTATCGTCTACAAGCGCCCGGGTTACGAGTACCCGATAATCCACCGCGTCAGGGAGATAAAAACCGTTAAGCTGGGCGGTAAAGAGGAGCTCTGCTTCGTGACATGGGGCGACAACAACTGGGCCCCTGATCCGGATTATCCGACCCCCTACGGGCTAATTCCCTGCGTTCCAGCCTATGCTGTCGAGGACAAAGCTTTACTCGTCTTCCCGAAGATAGGCCTCATCCCGCTCGAGATAAGGGAAATGCTCGGCCTGGGATGA
- a CDS encoding CidA/LrgA family protein translates to MYRGLAIILGFFLIGEWLGEWLNLSIPGSVVGMVLLILALLSGVVKLEWVEREAEFLVRNMSILFIPPGVGVVTYLGLIKSQAVPIFAALILSFLVTLVATAKAVELVREKNARGKGE, encoded by the coding sequence ATGTACCGGGGGCTGGCAATCATCCTCGGCTTTTTCCTTATCGGCGAGTGGCTGGGCGAGTGGCTAAACCTCTCGATTCCAGGAAGCGTCGTGGGAATGGTCCTCCTGATCCTGGCGCTTTTGAGCGGTGTGGTAAAGCTTGAATGGGTCGAGAGAGAAGCCGAGTTCCTCGTGAGGAACATGAGCATCCTCTTTATCCCCCCAGGAGTTGGTGTAGTAACCTACCTCGGCCTAATAAAGAGCCAGGCGGTCCCGATATTCGCCGCCCTGATCCTCAGCTTCCTCGTCACCCTGGTGGCAACGGCAAAGGCCGTCGAGTTGGTTAGAGAGAAAAACGCCAGGGGGAAGGGCGAATGA
- the cobO gene encoding cob(I)yrinic acid a,c-diamide adenosyltransferase, which yields MSWKDKLGLVHIYTGNGKGKTTAAFGLAVRMLGSGGRVIILQFMKAPGVYGEQKKIAECGAVIESFGLPKFVHGKPEPDDIEAAKKALQRAKEVISSGEWDLVILDELCVALGFGMLDVEEVRELIKSKAPHTELVLTGRYCPEELFELADYVTEMREIKHPYQEGILARRGVEY from the coding sequence ATGTCCTGGAAAGACAAGCTCGGCTTGGTTCACATCTACACTGGCAACGGGAAGGGAAAAACCACAGCAGCCTTCGGTCTTGCGGTGAGAATGCTCGGCTCCGGCGGGAGGGTGATAATCCTCCAGTTCATGAAGGCTCCCGGAGTCTACGGCGAGCAGAAGAAGATAGCAGAGTGCGGCGCGGTCATAGAGTCCTTCGGCCTGCCGAAGTTCGTCCACGGCAAACCTGAGCCAGACGACATAGAGGCGGCCAAAAAAGCTCTCCAGCGCGCGAAGGAAGTCATCTCGAGCGGTGAGTGGGATTTGGTTATCCTCGACGAGCTCTGCGTCGCTTTGGGCTTCGGTATGCTCGACGTCGAGGAAGTTAGGGAGCTCATCAAAAGTAAAGCACCGCACACCGAGCTGGTTCTTACCGGCCGCTACTGCCCGGAGGAGCTGTTTGAGCTCGCTGACTACGTCACCGAGATGAGAGAGATAAAGCATCCATACCAGGAGGGCATCCTCGCGAGGAGAGGGGTCGAGTACTGA
- a CDS encoding aldolase, whose product MSRTVKSQLVKYSRLAHERGLTAAFGGNLSIRQGNLIFIKATGAVMDDMTKEQVAVIDMNGKQLSAIRPSSEYRLHLAIYRERPDVKAIAHLHPPYSIIAATMLEVELPIITPEAELYLRRIPIAPFRPAGTEELAKVVVEVMCQSDAVLMEKHGIVTVGRSLREAFYKAELVEESAKLWYLSRKV is encoded by the coding sequence ATGAGCCGCACTGTTAAGTCCCAGCTCGTCAAATACTCCCGCCTCGCCCACGAGAGGGGCTTAACGGCCGCCTTTGGAGGTAATTTAAGCATAAGACAGGGGAATCTGATCTTTATCAAGGCCACGGGAGCCGTCATGGACGACATGACTAAGGAGCAGGTGGCGGTAATCGACATGAACGGAAAACAGCTGTCAGCTATTAGACCCTCCTCAGAGTACAGACTCCACCTGGCCATCTACCGCGAGAGGCCGGACGTCAAGGCTATAGCCCACCTCCACCCGCCATATTCCATAATAGCCGCGACCATGCTTGAGGTGGAACTCCCGATAATAACGCCCGAGGCGGAGCTGTACCTCAGAAGGATACCAATCGCACCGTTCAGACCCGCTGGGACGGAAGAACTGGCAAAGGTCGTCGTAGAGGTAATGTGCCAGTCAGACGCCGTTCTGATGGAAAAGCACGGCATCGTCACCGTCGGGAGGAGCCTCAGGGAGGCATTCTACAAGGCCGAACTGGTTGAGGAGAGCGCGAAGCTGTGGTACCTGAGCAGAAAAGTATGA
- a CDS encoding UPF0147 family protein produces the protein MSELIHQIVQVLKEQVVQDTVVPRNIRRAAEQAIEVLLDESKEPAVRAADAIAILEEISEDPNMPMHTRTIIWEVLGALEQVK, from the coding sequence ATGAGCGAGCTGATTCACCAGATTGTTCAGGTTCTTAAGGAGCAGGTCGTCCAGGACACTGTCGTTCCGAGGAATATAAGGCGCGCCGCCGAGCAGGCCATAGAGGTCCTCCTCGACGAGAGCAAGGAGCCGGCCGTCAGGGCCGCCGATGCCATAGCCATCCTCGAGGAGATTAGCGAGGATCCGAACATGCCCATGCACACGAGGACCATCATCTGGGAGGTCCTCGGAGCCCTTGAGCAGGTTAAGTGA
- a CDS encoding biotin/lipoate A/B protein ligase family protein: MRFIPLIVARPEVQMAIDEAILMARIEGKVPDTVRLYAFSPSSVTIGRFQSVRHDVDLGEARKLGIPVVRRITGGGSVFHDEFGEITYSVIVGEDYHPALRNVEESYRYLAGPLVDALEELGIKAGFSGLNDIVANGKKISGSAQTRRKGVILQHGTFMYAARVEVLARVLRISKAKLQDKGVSSIWERVTTLEREGVKLNRWETYELLRGKFFEAFELEEGQLTDYELELAERLVEERYGNPEWNLSR; the protein is encoded by the coding sequence ATGAGGTTCATTCCACTAATCGTTGCTAGGCCCGAGGTTCAGATGGCTATAGACGAAGCAATTCTAATGGCGAGGATAGAGGGCAAGGTTCCCGACACGGTCAGGCTCTACGCCTTCAGCCCCAGTTCTGTAACAATCGGCCGCTTCCAGAGCGTCAGGCATGACGTTGACCTTGGCGAGGCCAGAAAGTTAGGAATCCCTGTCGTGAGGAGAATAACCGGCGGCGGAAGCGTCTTCCATGACGAGTTCGGTGAGATAACCTACTCGGTAATCGTTGGCGAGGACTACCATCCTGCCCTGAGGAACGTCGAGGAGAGCTACCGCTATTTAGCCGGACCGCTCGTCGATGCCCTGGAGGAACTCGGCATTAAAGCCGGCTTTTCTGGCTTGAACGACATCGTAGCAAACGGGAAGAAGATAAGCGGCTCGGCTCAAACGAGGAGGAAGGGCGTAATCCTCCAGCACGGCACCTTCATGTACGCGGCGAGGGTGGAGGTACTCGCTAGAGTTCTGAGGATTTCAAAGGCAAAGCTCCAGGACAAGGGAGTTTCGAGCATCTGGGAGAGGGTAACCACACTGGAGCGCGAGGGGGTCAAGCTGAACCGCTGGGAGACATACGAGTTGCTGAGGGGGAAGTTCTTTGAGGCCTTTGAGCTTGAGGAGGGCCAATTAACGGACTACGAGCTTGAACTGGCTGAGAGGCTTGTGGAGGAAAGGTACGGGAATCCAGAGTGGAACCTCTCTCGTTAG
- a CDS encoding CidB/LrgB family autolysis modulator, whose amino-acid sequence MNPFGITLTLIVFYAFSELYRRKKAFYLNPVLLSIITIVVLLRGLGVTYEYYMDSARILSFLLGPAVVSLAVPVYKGRETIRVYAKEICLGIIFGGTTAILTAFYIAKLLGAPENILLSIAPKSVTTAIAIGISEKIGGVPALTAVLVILTGILGNAVGVELLNLAGIKDRIAKGLAMGVTSHGLGTARIILDDELSGAVSGLAMALNGIFTSLVLPYLVELLK is encoded by the coding sequence ATGAACCCCTTCGGGATAACGCTCACGCTGATAGTCTTTTACGCGTTCTCAGAGCTCTACAGAAGGAAAAAGGCCTTTTACCTCAACCCCGTGCTCCTCTCGATAATCACCATAGTGGTTCTGCTCAGGGGACTGGGCGTGACGTACGAGTACTACATGGACAGCGCGAGGATCCTCAGCTTCCTCTTGGGGCCGGCGGTGGTGAGCCTCGCGGTTCCGGTCTACAAGGGGAGGGAAACTATAAGGGTCTACGCCAAGGAAATCTGCCTCGGGATAATCTTCGGCGGAACGACGGCCATTTTAACTGCTTTCTACATCGCCAAGCTTCTCGGGGCCCCCGAGAACATCCTCCTCAGCATAGCGCCGAAGAGCGTGACGACGGCGATAGCCATTGGTATCAGCGAGAAGATAGGCGGAGTCCCAGCTCTGACGGCAGTACTCGTCATCCTAACTGGAATACTGGGCAACGCCGTTGGGGTGGAACTGCTGAACCTGGCCGGGATAAAGGACAGAATAGCGAAGGGCCTGGCCATGGGAGTCACGTCTCATGGACTCGGAACGGCCAGGATAATCCTAGACGACGAGCTGAGCGGAGCGGTGAGCGGTTTAGCCATGGCCCTAAACGGAATCTTCACGTCACTCGTGCTTCCCTATCTCGTCGAACTTCTCAAGTAG
- a CDS encoding DUF2139 domain-containing protein encodes MLLRNYRFSPRYGPEWGSGGVFGLRYHNGVLYFTLAFEAEAHFIRDGEEKTYDFTLVGDGPTSGGDTYNAVTAVDEYIYFGGWVHAPAVYKNRTISFVNKYSHVHAYDTENDTVRLLWKESIYHETDWTGEVSDIIYDPYGDRLLLAREDGHANLGVYALDRRTGKAEALMHEPALKGTPVHDSVFFGVGNNFVGGVREFRALDLITGKWETFEPGESVDGGPYIRPELGAMASAYNRAFAFVRGGLFVGNPFMGEDFTFFRLFDFYTFYAPFRVNAVNVGGGILTAFNAHHDAVYMSGNEEVAVNSRITNTIVGPSVLVYIAPPMVKIVGAFGARITSIEKAEGKILLGTNSAPNTGETEATPFDTGVRDIVLLDEKILQERPPAVSFSLPLSLPSRARNFGAGTFGGIPLDGYREPRAVFYLSSDNRVTVYEYDLSLPPTKAQAETFELKRGKNVLDLSYFSGIVSFELEKEDMKGKARIDLR; translated from the coding sequence ATGCTGCTCAGAAACTACCGCTTCTCACCGCGCTACGGCCCCGAATGGGGCAGTGGCGGGGTATTCGGCCTTAGGTACCACAACGGCGTTCTCTACTTTACCCTAGCATTTGAAGCCGAGGCCCACTTCATCAGGGATGGTGAGGAGAAAACCTACGACTTCACGCTGGTCGGCGATGGGCCAACCTCCGGTGGGGACACCTACAACGCGGTAACTGCCGTCGATGAGTACATCTACTTCGGCGGCTGGGTTCACGCGCCCGCGGTCTATAAAAACCGGACGATAAGCTTTGTCAACAAGTACTCCCACGTGCACGCCTACGACACAGAAAACGACACTGTGAGGCTTCTATGGAAGGAGTCAATCTACCACGAGACCGACTGGACGGGTGAGGTTAGCGATATAATCTACGACCCCTATGGCGACAGGCTCCTGCTGGCCAGGGAGGACGGCCACGCAAACCTTGGCGTTTACGCCCTCGACAGGAGAACCGGCAAAGCTGAGGCCCTGATGCACGAACCGGCCCTGAAGGGAACCCCCGTGCACGACAGCGTATTCTTTGGAGTCGGCAACAACTTCGTGGGTGGGGTAAGGGAGTTCAGAGCGCTTGATTTGATAACCGGGAAGTGGGAGACCTTTGAGCCCGGGGAGAGCGTCGACGGGGGACCCTACATAAGGCCAGAGCTGGGGGCAATGGCAAGCGCTTACAACCGTGCCTTTGCATTCGTCCGCGGCGGACTCTTCGTTGGAAACCCCTTTATGGGCGAGGATTTCACCTTCTTCAGGCTGTTCGATTTCTACACGTTCTACGCACCCTTCAGGGTGAACGCGGTAAACGTCGGGGGAGGTATTCTCACGGCATTCAACGCGCACCATGACGCGGTATACATGTCCGGAAACGAGGAGGTGGCAGTGAACTCGAGGATAACCAACACGATAGTTGGCCCCAGCGTTCTGGTGTACATCGCGCCGCCGATGGTCAAGATAGTTGGCGCCTTTGGGGCGAGGATAACGAGCATAGAGAAGGCCGAGGGGAAGATTCTCCTGGGGACGAACAGCGCACCCAACACCGGTGAAACTGAGGCGACGCCCTTCGATACAGGCGTTAGGGACATCGTCCTCCTCGACGAGAAAATCCTCCAAGAAAGGCCTCCAGCTGTAAGCTTTTCCCTGCCCCTGTCACTCCCGAGCAGGGCCAGAAACTTTGGAGCGGGGACGTTCGGAGGAATTCCCCTCGACGGCTACCGCGAGCCGAGGGCTGTGTTCTACCTGAGTTCTGACAACAGGGTCACCGTTTACGAGTACGACCTCTCGCTTCCTCCCACTAAGGCTCAGGCCGAGACCTTTGAGCTGAAGCGCGGGAAGAACGTCCTGGATCTAAGTTACTTCAGCGGAATCGTTTCGTTCGAACTCGAAAAGGAGGATATGAAAGGAAAAGCCAGAATAGATCTTCGCTGA
- a CDS encoding dipeptidase, translated as MIFDAHSDLPIFIYDERKNRRVRVLEETFDRFFAHGIKSRVMAIWTRPDRRSSALRYGLEVLNALMKDLGESERFELVTNVKEMRRTIEEGRVALWLGLEGGEPLEDSIDLLEVFHHLGMRVLTLTWSLRNAIGDGVFERTGGGLTNFGVEVVGKAEELGILIDLSHINEAGFWDTLDVTAFPVIASHSNARALCDHPRNLTDEQIKAIAERDGVIGAVAIPGFVDKERPTIEKYVEQIAYMVDLAGYKHVGLGFDFVYYLQGWSGKSVEGFEDESKIPALLERLGENFSEKEIKAITFENFERVFERVVG; from the coding sequence ATGATCTTCGACGCCCACTCCGACCTGCCTATTTTTATCTATGATGAACGAAAGAACAGAAGGGTCCGGGTTCTTGAGGAAACCTTTGACCGCTTCTTCGCCCATGGAATTAAAAGCAGGGTGATGGCCATCTGGACTAGACCCGATAGGAGAAGCTCCGCCCTGAGATACGGGCTGGAAGTTCTCAACGCCCTTATGAAGGATCTGGGTGAGAGCGAGCGCTTCGAGCTGGTAACGAACGTTAAGGAAATGAGAAGGACTATAGAGGAAGGAAGGGTCGCCCTCTGGCTGGGTCTGGAAGGCGGCGAGCCCCTCGAGGACAGCATAGACCTCCTTGAAGTTTTCCACCACCTTGGCATGAGGGTTCTGACTTTAACGTGGAGCCTCAGGAACGCTATAGGCGACGGCGTCTTCGAGAGAACCGGTGGCGGTCTGACGAACTTCGGCGTTGAGGTTGTGGGAAAAGCGGAGGAACTGGGGATTCTGATAGACCTTAGCCACATAAACGAGGCCGGCTTCTGGGATACGCTCGATGTTACCGCCTTCCCGGTTATAGCCTCCCACTCCAACGCGAGAGCCCTCTGCGACCACCCCAGGAACCTCACCGACGAGCAGATAAAGGCTATAGCGGAGCGCGATGGCGTCATCGGCGCGGTGGCCATTCCCGGCTTCGTGGACAAAGAAAGACCGACTATAGAAAAATACGTCGAACAAATAGCTTACATGGTCGATTTGGCCGGGTACAAACACGTCGGCCTGGGCTTCGACTTCGTATACTACTTGCAGGGCTGGAGCGGGAAGAGCGTCGAGGGCTTTGAGGATGAATCAAAGATTCCAGCACTGCTCGAAAGGCTGGGAGAGAACTTCTCGGAGAAGGAGATAAAGGCCATAACCTTCGAGAACTTCGAGCGCGTTTTTGAACGAGTTGTTGGATGA